A window from Streptomyces sp. NBC_00271 encodes these proteins:
- a CDS encoding helix-turn-helix domain-containing protein codes for MTISTAASVTEPPPFARELLRWRTARRVSQLELASRAGTTQRYVSFIERGRSVPGREIVIRLAESLGLTLRERNSLLLAAGYAPAFAESPLDAVALKPVREALDSILEGHLPYPAVVAGPRGELVAANEAFDVLTEGADPALLAPPVNVLRLALHPRGMGSRVVNLDAWGQHIVENLRARAVRSPDPRLASLAEELADYVPASEPGADYLGFAVPLRLRCPEGELRLLTTLTSFATAVDVTLAELHLEAFLPADRETAEILRARAARRG; via the coding sequence ATGACCATCAGCACGGCCGCCTCGGTGACCGAACCCCCACCCTTCGCCCGGGAGCTGCTGCGCTGGCGCACCGCGCGCCGGGTCAGTCAGCTGGAGCTCGCCTCGCGGGCGGGGACGACCCAGCGGTACGTCAGTTTCATCGAGCGCGGGCGGTCGGTGCCCGGCAGGGAGATCGTGATCCGGCTCGCCGAGTCGCTCGGCCTGACGCTGCGGGAGCGCAACTCGCTGCTGCTGGCGGCCGGTTACGCGCCCGCGTTCGCGGAGTCACCGCTCGACGCGGTCGCGTTGAAGCCCGTACGGGAGGCGTTGGACAGCATTCTCGAAGGGCATCTGCCGTATCCGGCGGTGGTGGCGGGGCCGCGGGGTGAACTCGTGGCGGCGAACGAGGCGTTCGACGTGCTCACCGAGGGCGCGGACCCCGCGCTGCTCGCGCCGCCCGTCAATGTGCTGCGGCTCGCGCTGCATCCGCGCGGGATGGGCTCGAGGGTGGTGAACCTGGACGCGTGGGGGCAGCACATCGTGGAGAACCTGCGGGCCCGTGCCGTGCGCAGCCCCGATCCCCGACTCGCCTCCCTGGCCGAGGAGTTGGCGGACTACGTACCGGCGAGTGAGCCCGGCGCCGACTATCTCGGCTTCGCCGTGCCGCTGCGACTGCGGTGCCCGGAGGGCGAGTTGAGACTGCTCACCACGCTGACGTCGTTCGCGACCGCGGTCGACGTGACGCTCGCCGAGCTCCACCTGGAGGCGTTCCTACCGGCGGACCGGGAGACCGCCGAGATCCTGCGGGCCCGGGCCGCTCGGCGCGGGTGA
- the eda gene encoding bifunctional 4-hydroxy-2-oxoglutarate aldolase/2-dehydro-3-deoxy-phosphogluconate aldolase has product MSSPLPSVPAVSVLDLAPVVPVVVVNEIADAVPLATALVAGGLPAIEVTLRTPCALDAIRAIADGVPGAVVGAGTVITSAQVTECVAAGARFLVSPGWTDVLLDAMKASGVPFLPGVSTTSEVVALLERGVREMKFFPAQAAGGTAYLRSLAGPLPQARFCPTGGIGPTYAPDYLALPNVGCVGGTWMLPEDAIAAKDWARVESLAREAAALRPRG; this is encoded by the coding sequence ATGAGCTCACCGCTGCCCTCGGTTCCCGCCGTCTCCGTGCTGGATCTCGCCCCCGTGGTTCCCGTCGTCGTGGTGAACGAGATCGCGGACGCCGTACCCCTGGCCACGGCACTCGTCGCGGGTGGGCTGCCCGCGATAGAGGTGACCCTGCGGACGCCGTGCGCGCTCGACGCCATCCGGGCGATCGCGGACGGGGTGCCGGGCGCGGTGGTCGGCGCGGGCACCGTCATCACGTCGGCGCAGGTGACGGAGTGCGTGGCCGCGGGCGCCCGGTTCCTGGTCAGTCCCGGCTGGACCGACGTACTGCTCGATGCCATGAAGGCGTCCGGGGTGCCGTTCCTGCCGGGGGTGTCCACGACCTCGGAGGTGGTGGCGCTGCTGGAGCGCGGGGTGCGGGAGATGAAGTTCTTCCCGGCGCAGGCTGCGGGCGGCACGGCGTACCTCAGGTCGCTCGCCGGACCGCTGCCGCAGGCCAGGTTCTGCCCGACGGGCGGTATCGGCCCCACCTACGCGCCGGACTACCTCGCCCTCCCCAACGTCGGCTGCGTGGGCGGGACATGGATGCTTCCCGAGGACGCGATCGCCGCGAAGGACTGGGCGCGTGTGGAGAGCCTGGCGCGCGAGGCGGCCGCGCTCAGGCCACGCGGATGA
- the yaaA gene encoding peroxide stress protein YaaA, giving the protein MLVLLPPSEGKAPSGRGTALKLESLSLPGLTEARRAVLDELAELCAGDEEKAREVLGLSEGLRGEIAKNTQLRSAGARPAGEIYTGVLYDALDLASLDTAAKRRAGRSLLVFSGLWGAVRVTDRIPSYRCSMGVRLPGLGALGAHWRTPMAAALPEAAGDGLVLDLRSSAYTGAWKPKGEVAGRTATVRVLHAPTRKVVSHFNKATKGRIVRSLLAAGAAPADPAELVETLRDLGYEVEVQAPARAGTAWALDVLVNEVH; this is encoded by the coding sequence GTGCTCGTGCTGCTGCCGCCTTCCGAGGGCAAGGCACCCTCCGGCCGGGGAACCGCGCTGAAGCTGGAGTCGCTGTCCCTGCCCGGGCTCACCGAGGCGCGTCGGGCGGTCCTCGACGAGCTGGCCGAGCTGTGCGCCGGCGACGAGGAGAAGGCCCGCGAGGTGCTCGGACTGAGCGAGGGCCTGCGCGGCGAGATCGCCAAGAACACGCAGCTGCGCAGCGCGGGCGCGCGCCCGGCCGGGGAGATCTACACGGGGGTGCTGTACGACGCCCTGGACCTGGCCTCGCTGGACACGGCGGCCAAGCGGCGCGCGGGCCGCTCGCTGCTGGTCTTCTCCGGGCTGTGGGGCGCGGTCCGGGTGACGGACCGGATCCCGTCGTACCGCTGCTCGATGGGGGTGAGGCTGCCGGGGCTCGGAGCGCTGGGCGCGCACTGGCGTACGCCGATGGCCGCCGCGCTCCCCGAGGCGGCCGGCGACGGGCTGGTGCTCGACCTGCGGTCCTCGGCATACACGGGTGCGTGGAAGCCGAAGGGCGAGGTGGCCGGGCGGACGGCGACGGTCCGGGTCCTGCACGCGCCCACCCGGAAGGTGGTCAGCCACTTCAACAAGGCGACGAAGGGGCGGATCGTACGGAGTCTGCTGGCGGCGGGCGCCGCGCCCGCCGATCCGGCGGAGCTGGTGGAGACCTTGCGGGACCTGGGGTACGAGGTGGAGGTGCAGGCGCCCGCGCGGGCGGGGACGGCCTGGGCGCTGGATGTGCTGGTGAACGAGGTGCATTAG
- a CDS encoding RNB domain-containing ribonuclease: MPCRHIRATCVPGAPLQAALSALRTGLGVPGSFPPGVLEEAARPPRLPPYDATDIPFLTIDPPTSTDLDQAMHLSRRENGRGYRVRYAIADVAAFVAPGGALDAEAHRRVTTLYFPDEKVPLHPTRLSEGTASLLPDQTRPAVLWTIDLDADGRTEGVGVRRALVRSRAKLDYAHVQKWIDEGTAEEPLALLKEIGTLRERLEVERGGISLNVPEQEIIEKDGTYELVYRAPLPADAWNAQISLLTGMAAADLMLAYGTGVLRTLPAAPDGAVGRLRRTARALHIDWPHHVSYARLVRSLDPHLPRHAAFLQECTTLLRGAGYTVFRGGALPDVTSHAAVAAPYAHCTAPLRRLVDRYASELCLAAAADEPPPDWVLTALDTLPKEMAEGSRRAGTVERECVDIVEAALLKDRVGDIFDGCVVDVMERQPTVGTVQLESPAVVARIEGGTGTLPLGERLRVRLTQADLVTAKVRFAPA, translated from the coding sequence ATGCCGTGCCGCCACATCCGCGCCACCTGCGTACCGGGGGCTCCTCTGCAGGCCGCCCTGTCCGCCCTGCGGACCGGTCTCGGTGTGCCCGGGAGCTTCCCGCCCGGCGTACTGGAGGAGGCCGCCCGGCCACCCCGCCTGCCCCCCTACGACGCGACGGACATCCCCTTCCTCACCATCGACCCGCCGACGTCCACCGACCTCGATCAGGCGATGCACCTGTCCCGCCGAGAGAACGGCCGCGGCTACCGCGTCCGGTACGCGATCGCCGACGTCGCCGCCTTCGTCGCTCCCGGGGGCGCCCTGGACGCCGAGGCACACCGCCGCGTGACGACCCTCTACTTCCCGGACGAGAAGGTCCCCCTCCATCCGACCCGGCTCTCCGAAGGCACCGCGAGCCTCCTGCCCGACCAGACCCGCCCGGCCGTGCTCTGGACGATCGACCTGGACGCGGACGGCCGCACGGAGGGTGTCGGCGTGCGCCGGGCCCTCGTCCGCAGCCGCGCCAAGCTCGACTACGCGCACGTACAGAAGTGGATCGACGAGGGCACGGCGGAGGAGCCGCTCGCCCTCCTCAAGGAGATCGGGACGCTGCGCGAGCGTCTGGAGGTGGAGCGCGGCGGGATCTCCCTCAACGTCCCCGAGCAGGAGATCATCGAGAAGGACGGGACGTACGAACTCGTCTACCGCGCCCCGCTCCCCGCCGACGCCTGGAACGCGCAGATCTCCCTGCTCACCGGGATGGCGGCGGCCGACCTGATGCTCGCGTACGGCACCGGCGTGCTGCGCACGCTGCCCGCCGCCCCCGACGGCGCGGTCGGCCGCCTTCGCCGCACGGCCAGGGCCCTGCACATCGACTGGCCGCACCACGTCTCGTACGCGCGGCTCGTCCGCTCCCTCGACCCCCACCTGCCGCGCCACGCGGCCTTCCTCCAGGAGTGCACGACGCTGCTGCGCGGCGCGGGCTACACGGTGTTCCGGGGCGGCGCCCTCCCGGACGTCACCTCGCACGCCGCCGTGGCCGCGCCCTACGCCCACTGCACGGCCCCCCTGCGCCGTCTCGTCGACCGCTACGCCTCGGAACTCTGCCTGGCCGCCGCCGCGGACGAACCACCCCCCGACTGGGTCCTCACCGCCCTCGACACGCTCCCCAAGGAGATGGCCGAGGGCTCCCGACGCGCGGGCACCGTGGAACGCGAGTGCGTCGACATCGTCGAGGCCGCGCTCCTCAAGGACCGGGTCGGGGACATCTTCGACGGATGTGTCGTGGACGTGATGGAGCGTCAACCCACCGTCGGAACCGTCCAGTTGGAATCCCCCGCGGTCGTCGCCCGCATCGAGGGCGGCACCGGGACGCTGCCGCTGGGGGAGCGGTTGCGGGTCCGCCTCACCCAGGCCGACCTGGTGACGGCGAAGGTACGGTTCGCGCCCGCGTGA
- a CDS encoding Nif3-like dinuclear metal center hexameric protein, translated as MPRLSEVIAALDTLWPPERAEGWDAVGTVCGEPDQEITRVLFAVDPVREIVDEAVKLGANLLVTHHPLYLRGTTTVAADTFKGRVVHTLIKNDIALHVAHTNADRADPGVSDALAGALDLRVVRPLVPDPTDPEGRRGLGRVCELDHPLTVRELAARAAGRLPATAQGIRVAGDPEAVVRTVAVSGGSGDSLFDDVRAAGVDAFLTADLRHHPASEARAHSPLALLDAAHWATEWPWCELAAAQLDEISDRKGWGLRVHVSKTVTDPWTAHAASTETPNAMGAPN; from the coding sequence GTGCCCCGTCTGTCTGAAGTCATCGCCGCGCTCGACACCCTCTGGCCCCCCGAGAGGGCCGAGGGATGGGACGCGGTCGGCACCGTGTGCGGCGAGCCGGACCAGGAGATCACCCGCGTCCTGTTCGCCGTCGATCCCGTTCGGGAAATCGTCGACGAAGCGGTGAAGCTGGGCGCGAACCTGCTGGTCACCCACCATCCGCTCTATCTGCGTGGGACGACGACGGTCGCGGCCGACACCTTCAAGGGCCGGGTCGTGCACACCCTCATCAAGAACGACATCGCGCTGCACGTCGCCCACACCAACGCCGACCGCGCCGACCCGGGAGTCAGCGACGCCCTCGCCGGGGCACTCGACCTGCGGGTCGTACGGCCGCTCGTGCCGGACCCCACCGACCCCGAGGGCCGCCGCGGCCTCGGCCGCGTCTGTGAGCTGGACCACCCGCTGACCGTCCGTGAACTCGCCGCGCGCGCCGCCGGGCGACTGCCCGCCACCGCGCAGGGCATCCGCGTCGCCGGCGACCCCGAGGCGGTCGTACGGACCGTCGCGGTCAGCGGCGGCTCCGGCGACAGCCTCTTCGACGACGTGCGCGCCGCCGGCGTCGACGCCTTCCTCACCGCGGACCTGCGCCACCACCCGGCGTCGGAGGCCCGCGCCCACAGTCCTCTCGCGCTGCTCGACGCGGCGCACTGGGCCACCGAGTGGCCCTGGTGCGAGCTGGCCGCCGCCCAGCTCGACGAGATCTCCGACCGCAAGGGATGGGGCCTGCGGGTCCACGTCTCCAAGACGGTCACCGACCCCTGGACCGCCCACGCGGCGTCCACCGAAACACCTAACGCAATGGGAGCCCCCAACTGA
- a CDS encoding Zn-dependent alcohol dehydrogenase: protein MRAAVQHEIGQDKLEVLDDIEAVGFGPGKVRIRVRATGLCHSDLSAMSGVLPQPAPFVPGHEGAGEIVEVGEGVTHLKPGDRVVVCWLPACGVCPACKRGQSQLCLAGFMNAGTPNFRRPGQDVFGFAGTGTFTEEVVVDAGCAVPIPDDVPFDIAALIGCGVTTGLGAALNTADVAAGSSVAVIGCGGVGISAIQGARLKGAAEIVAVDPVASRREAALRFGATKAVSPDELPGAKQSVTGGEGFDYVFEVVGRSATARTAYENTRRGGTLVIVGAGAMDDFLQLNMFELFFDEKRILPSMYGGGDVLRSYERTVALWRAGRIDLESLITHRVPLSGINEALDRMRTGTALRTCIEI, encoded by the coding sequence ATGCGCGCAGCCGTACAGCACGAGATAGGCCAGGACAAGCTGGAAGTCCTCGACGACATCGAGGCGGTGGGCTTCGGGCCGGGCAAGGTGCGGATCCGGGTACGGGCCACCGGCCTGTGCCACTCCGACCTGTCCGCGATGAGCGGCGTACTGCCGCAGCCCGCGCCGTTCGTACCCGGCCACGAAGGCGCCGGGGAGATCGTCGAGGTCGGCGAGGGCGTCACCCACCTCAAGCCCGGCGACCGGGTCGTCGTCTGCTGGCTGCCCGCCTGCGGCGTCTGTCCCGCCTGCAAGCGCGGCCAGAGCCAGCTGTGCCTGGCCGGGTTCATGAACGCCGGCACGCCCAACTTCAGGCGCCCCGGCCAAGACGTCTTCGGCTTCGCCGGGACCGGCACCTTCACCGAGGAGGTCGTGGTCGACGCGGGCTGCGCCGTGCCGATCCCGGACGACGTGCCCTTCGACATCGCGGCCCTCATCGGCTGCGGAGTGACGACCGGCCTCGGCGCCGCCCTCAACACCGCGGACGTGGCGGCCGGTTCCTCGGTCGCCGTGATCGGCTGCGGGGGCGTCGGCATCTCCGCGATCCAGGGCGCGCGCCTCAAGGGCGCCGCCGAGATCGTCGCCGTCGACCCGGTCGCCTCGCGCCGGGAGGCCGCGCTGCGGTTCGGCGCGACGAAGGCGGTCTCGCCCGACGAACTCCCGGGCGCGAAGCAGTCGGTGACCGGCGGCGAGGGCTTCGACTACGTCTTCGAGGTCGTCGGCCGCTCCGCCACCGCCCGCACCGCCTACGAGAACACCCGCCGCGGCGGCACCCTCGTCATCGTCGGCGCGGGCGCCATGGACGACTTCCTGCAGCTCAACATGTTCGAGCTGTTCTTCGACGAGAAGCGGATCCTGCCGTCCATGTACGGCGGCGGAGACGTCCTGCGGTCGTACGAGCGGACGGTCGCCCTGTGGCGCGCGGGCCGCATCGACCTGGAGAGCCTGATCACCCACCGGGTGCCGCTGTCAGGGATCAACGAGGCGCTGGACCGGATGCGGACGGGAACCGCGCTGCGTACGTGCATCGAGATCTGA
- a CDS encoding zinc-dependent alcohol dehydrogenase family protein has translation MRAYHLETPGTVDGIAPRETDRPEPGPRDILVRVRAVSLNKRDLLILNGTYPLKAVPDVIPLSDGAGEVVAVGAEVTRFAVGDRVASTYFPKWIDGRITPALIDQPGATLPGMLTEYARLDEDAAVRVPDHLGWEEAACLPCAGVTAWHALTGGEALVPGETVLTLGTGALSLFAVQFAKMLGAEVVATTSSPEKAERLKALGADHVVRYADHPAWGQTVRDLTGGRGVDLVVETVGPETIEQSVRASALYGRIVLVSANSPRKASLEITTDALASSLVTMRRLFVGSRTHFESMNRALALHGTRPVIDRVFGFDEVHEAFRHYESGVAFGKVVIRVA, from the coding sequence ATGCGCGCCTACCACCTCGAAACGCCCGGCACCGTCGACGGCATCGCCCCGCGCGAGACGGACCGCCCCGAGCCAGGCCCCCGCGACATCCTCGTCCGCGTCCGCGCCGTCTCCCTCAACAAGCGCGATCTGCTGATCCTGAACGGTACCTATCCGCTGAAGGCCGTGCCGGACGTGATCCCGCTGAGTGACGGAGCGGGCGAAGTCGTCGCGGTGGGCGCGGAGGTGACCCGGTTCGCGGTCGGGGACCGGGTGGCGAGCACGTACTTCCCGAAGTGGATCGACGGCAGGATCACGCCCGCGCTGATCGACCAGCCCGGCGCCACCCTGCCCGGCATGCTCACCGAGTACGCGCGCCTCGACGAGGACGCGGCGGTGCGGGTGCCCGACCACCTCGGCTGGGAGGAGGCCGCCTGCCTGCCCTGCGCGGGCGTCACGGCCTGGCACGCGCTGACGGGCGGTGAGGCGTTGGTCCCCGGCGAGACGGTGCTGACACTCGGCACGGGCGCGCTCTCGCTGTTCGCCGTGCAGTTCGCGAAGATGCTGGGCGCCGAGGTCGTCGCCACGACATCGAGCCCGGAGAAGGCCGAGCGACTCAAGGCCCTGGGCGCCGACCACGTCGTGCGGTACGCCGACCACCCCGCGTGGGGACAGACGGTCCGCGACCTCACGGGCGGGCGCGGCGTGGACCTCGTCGTCGAGACCGTGGGCCCGGAGACGATCGAGCAGTCGGTCCGCGCCTCGGCGCTCTACGGCAGGATCGTCCTGGTCAGTGCCAACAGCCCGCGCAAGGCCTCGCTGGAGATCACGACGGACGCGCTCGCGTCGAGTCTGGTGACGATGCGGCGGCTCTTCGTCGGCAGCCGGACCCACTTCGAGTCCATGAACCGAGCCCTCGCCCTGCACGGCACCCGCCCGGTCATCGACCGGGTCTTCGGCTTCGACGAGGTCCACGAGGCGTTCCGCCACTACGAGTCCGGCGTGGCCTTCGGCAAGGTCGTCATCCGCGTGGCCTGA
- a CDS encoding MerR family transcriptional regulator encodes MRIGELAVTVGVTTRTVRHYHHLGLLPEPERRPNGYRDYTLRHAVVLARIRRLTELGLGLTEVRDVLADDAGRDLAEVLEELDADLARQEAAIRERRDRLRALLDREGDLPAEGPVSPELAALLTGMAHGPESPMAARDREVLALIDTVASPESRQRLMAALGSAFETPAAVARAHEVYALLDALADADLDDADADDPRVDEAARALADCLPDSLLPETDLAPGLDDSFLRALYADVAPAQAEAIRRAMRMFTERGR; translated from the coding sequence ATGAGGATCGGAGAACTCGCCGTCACCGTCGGTGTCACCACGCGGACGGTACGGCATTACCACCATCTCGGGCTGTTGCCGGAGCCCGAGCGGCGCCCCAACGGCTACCGGGACTACACGCTGCGGCACGCCGTCGTGCTCGCCCGGATCCGGCGGCTGACCGAGCTGGGACTGGGGCTCACCGAGGTGCGGGACGTGCTCGCGGACGACGCGGGGCGCGATCTCGCCGAGGTGCTCGAGGAGCTCGACGCCGATCTCGCCCGGCAGGAGGCGGCGATCCGGGAGCGGCGGGACCGGCTGCGCGCCCTGCTGGACCGGGAGGGGGACCTGCCCGCCGAGGGCCCCGTCTCTCCCGAACTGGCCGCGCTGCTCACGGGGATGGCGCACGGTCCCGAGTCCCCCATGGCCGCCAGGGACCGCGAGGTGCTCGCTCTGATCGACACCGTGGCCTCGCCCGAGAGCCGGCAGCGGCTGATGGCGGCGCTGGGCAGCGCCTTCGAGACGCCCGCCGCCGTGGCACGGGCGCACGAGGTGTACGCGCTCCTCGACGCGCTCGCCGACGCCGACCTCGACGACGCCGACGCCGACGACCCGCGCGTGGACGAGGCGGCCCGGGCACTCGCCGACTGCCTGCCCGATTCCCTGCTCCCGGAGACCGACCTCGCGCCCGGCCTCGACGACAGCTTTCTGCGCGCCCTCTACGCCGACGTCGCCCCGGCCCAGGCGGAGGCGATCCGGCGGGCGATGCGGATGTTCACGGAGCGTGGGCGATGA
- a CDS encoding zinc ribbon domain-containing protein has product MNAAPADQIRLLDVQALDVRLQQLAHKRRSLPEHAEIESLNKDLTQLRDLLVAAQTEESDCAREQTKAEQDVDQVRQRATRDQQRLDSGAVTSPKDLENLQREITSLAKRQGDLEDVVLEVMERRESAQERVAELTERTSSVQSKIDDATGRRDAAFESFDGETASVTKEREVVSASVPADLLKLYDKLRQQQGGVGAARLYQRRCEGCRLELNITEVNDVKAASPDTVLRCENCRRILVRTSESGL; this is encoded by the coding sequence CTGAACGCCGCGCCTGCCGACCAGATCCGACTTCTCGACGTCCAGGCCCTCGACGTACGCCTGCAGCAGCTCGCGCACAAGCGGAGGTCCCTTCCCGAGCACGCCGAGATCGAGTCGCTGAACAAGGACCTCACGCAGCTGCGCGACCTGCTCGTCGCCGCGCAGACCGAGGAGAGCGACTGCGCCCGCGAGCAGACCAAGGCCGAGCAGGACGTGGACCAGGTGCGCCAGCGCGCCACCCGCGACCAGCAGCGCCTGGACTCCGGTGCCGTCACCTCCCCCAAGGACCTGGAGAACCTCCAGCGCGAGATCACCTCCCTCGCCAAGCGGCAGGGCGACCTGGAGGACGTCGTCCTCGAGGTCATGGAGCGTCGCGAGTCCGCGCAGGAGCGGGTCGCCGAGCTGACCGAGCGGACCTCCTCCGTGCAGTCGAAGATCGACGACGCGACCGGCCGCCGGGACGCCGCCTTCGAGTCCTTCGACGGCGAGACCGCCTCGGTGACGAAGGAGCGCGAGGTCGTCTCGGCCTCCGTCCCCGCCGACCTGCTGAAGCTCTACGACAAGCTGCGCCAGCAGCAGGGCGGCGTCGGCGCCGCGCGGCTCTACCAGCGCCGTTGCGAGGGCTGCCGTCTGGAGCTCAACATCACCGAGGTCAACGACGTGAAGGCGGCCTCCCCGGACACCGTGCTGCGCTGCGAGAACTGCCGCCGCATCCTGGTGCGTACGTCCGAGTCCGGTCTGTAA
- a CDS encoding 3-oxoacyl-ACP reductase: protein MSLPLEGLAAIVTGAGRGLGRTEALELARLGAAVVVNDYGQPGRDGSGAASATPAEEVAAEIRAAGGHALAHTGDVSDHERARELVDLAIGEFGKLDILVNNAGILRDRMVFSMSEDEWDSVIRVHLKGHFNTTHFASVHWRARSKAADGPVYGRIVNTSSEAFLAGSAGQPNYAAAKGGIVGLTTSTALALAKYGVTANVICPRARTRMTEDVFHGFEVPDQGLDPLAPEHVAPLVGYLASPAAAHVNGQLLVVHGGMVAVVDRPRVAAKFDTKQDAFTYDELEALLGPYYAQRPPGETFAAAEVLGLKHT from the coding sequence ATGTCACTGCCACTTGAAGGGCTCGCCGCGATCGTCACCGGCGCGGGGCGTGGGCTCGGCCGGACCGAAGCGCTGGAACTGGCCCGCCTGGGTGCCGCCGTCGTCGTCAACGACTACGGGCAGCCCGGGCGGGACGGCTCCGGCGCGGCCTCGGCCACCCCCGCCGAGGAGGTCGCCGCCGAGATCCGCGCCGCGGGCGGCCACGCCCTCGCCCACACCGGGGACGTCTCCGACCACGAACGGGCCCGTGAGCTGGTCGACCTGGCGATCGGCGAGTTCGGGAAGCTGGACATCCTCGTCAACAACGCGGGCATCCTGCGCGACCGGATGGTCTTCTCGATGTCGGAGGACGAGTGGGACTCCGTCATCCGCGTGCATCTGAAGGGGCACTTCAACACCACCCACTTCGCGTCCGTGCACTGGCGGGCGCGGTCCAAGGCGGCGGACGGGCCGGTGTACGGGCGGATCGTGAACACCTCCTCGGAGGCGTTCCTCGCGGGCTCGGCGGGACAGCCCAACTACGCGGCGGCCAAGGGCGGCATCGTCGGACTGACGACCTCGACCGCGCTGGCGCTCGCGAAGTACGGCGTCACGGCCAACGTCATCTGCCCGCGCGCCCGGACCCGGATGACCGAGGACGTGTTCCACGGGTTCGAGGTCCCCGACCAGGGCCTCGATCCCCTCGCCCCCGAGCATGTCGCGCCCCTCGTCGGCTACTTGGCCTCACCCGCCGCCGCGCACGTCAACGGACAGCTGCTCGTCGTGCACGGCGGGATGGTCGCGGTCGTCGATAGGCCGCGGGTGGCCGCCAAGTTCGACACCAAGCAGGACGCCTTCACCTACGACGAACTCGAGGCACTGCTCGGCCCGTACTACGCGCAGCGGCCACCGGGGGAGACGTTCGCGGCGGCGGAGGTACTGGGACTCAAGCACACCTAG
- a CDS encoding bifunctional RNase H/acid phosphatase translates to MREFIVEADGGSRGNPGPAGYGAVVIDAATGETLAERAEYIGIATNNVAEYRGLVAGLRAAHELDPAARVRVRMDSKLVVEQLSGRWKIKHPDMKPLAAEAARIFPPDRITYEWMPREQNKHADRLANEAMDAGRRGEPWSPSAPREGRGELRDQPPQTRTRTTPGGEAAKADADARAAHNVATPAPSTGWGAAPDMGAPTTFVLLRHGETLLTPQKRFSGSGGTDPSLSDVGREQAERVAAALAARGTVQAIVASPLTRTRQTAAAVAARLGLEVAIEDGLRETDFGAWEGLTFAEVQERYPEDLKTWLASPKAEPTGGGESFAATARRIATTRDKLIASYAGRTVLLVSHVTPIKSLVRLAIGAPPESLYRMELSAASLSAVAYYADGNASLRLFNDTSHLR, encoded by the coding sequence GTGCGGGAGTTCATCGTCGAGGCCGACGGCGGTTCCCGGGGCAACCCGGGACCCGCGGGGTACGGCGCCGTGGTCATCGACGCGGCCACCGGGGAGACACTGGCGGAGCGTGCCGAGTACATCGGCATCGCCACCAACAACGTCGCCGAGTACCGGGGCCTGGTGGCGGGCCTGCGCGCCGCCCACGAACTGGACCCGGCCGCGCGCGTCCGGGTCCGGATGGACTCCAAGCTCGTCGTCGAGCAGTTGTCCGGCCGCTGGAAGATCAAGCACCCGGACATGAAGCCCCTGGCCGCGGAGGCGGCCCGCATCTTCCCGCCCGACCGGATCACCTACGAGTGGATGCCGCGCGAACAGAACAAGCACGCGGACCGACTGGCCAACGAGGCGATGGACGCCGGGCGGCGCGGCGAACCGTGGTCCCCGTCGGCGCCCCGTGAGGGGCGCGGGGAACTGCGCGACCAGCCCCCACAGACCCGCACTCGGACGACTCCCGGTGGCGAAGCCGCGAAGGCCGACGCCGACGCACGGGCCGCGCACAACGTGGCCACCCCGGCGCCGTCGACCGGCTGGGGCGCGGCCCCCGACATGGGCGCCCCCACCACCTTCGTGCTCCTGCGCCACGGCGAGACCCTCCTCACCCCCCAGAAGCGTTTCTCCGGCAGCGGCGGCACCGACCCGTCGCTCTCGGACGTGGGCCGGGAGCAGGCCGAGCGCGTCGCCGCCGCGCTGGCCGCACGCGGCACCGTCCAGGCGATCGTGGCGTCGCCACTCACCCGTACCCGCCAGACCGCCGCCGCCGTCGCCGCCCGCCTGGGACTGGAGGTCGCCATCGAGGACGGCCTGCGCGAGACGGACTTCGGCGCCTGGGAAGGCCTCACTTTCGCCGAGGTGCAGGAGCGGTACCCCGAGGACCTGAAGACCTGGCTCGCCTCCCCGAAGGCGGAACCGACCGGCGGCGGCGAGAGCTTCGCGGCGACCGCCCGCCGTATCGCGACCACCCGCGACAAGCTCATCGCCTCCTACGCGGGCCGCACCGTCCTCCTCGTCAGCCATGTCACCCCGATCAAGAGCCTCGTACGGCTCGCGATCGGTGCCCCGCCGGAGTCCCTGTACCGGATGGAGCTGTCCGCGGCCTCCCTGTCGGCGGTGGCCTACTACGCGGACGGCAACGCCAGCCTGCGCCTCTTCAACGACACCTCTCACCTGCGCTGA